From a region of the Alnus glutinosa chromosome 1, dhAlnGlut1.1, whole genome shotgun sequence genome:
- the LOC133871212 gene encoding probable aldo-keto reductase 2 — MAAGRVGRIKLGSQGLEVSAQGLGCLGMAGFYGPPKPEQDMIALIQHAVHSGVTFLDTSDFYGPFTNEILLGKALKGGVRERVELATKFGIINADGKREVCGDPAYVRASCEASLKRLQLDCIDLYYQHRIDTRVPIEVTIGELKKLVEEGKIKYIGLSEASASTIRRAHAVHPITAVELEWSLWARDAEEEIIPTCRELGIGIVAYSPLGRGFFTSGHKTFENLSNDDFRKSLPRFQPENLEHNKIVFERVNEMATRKGCTPSQLALAWVHHQGKDVCPIPGTTKIENFNQNIGALSVKLTPEEMAELESFASGDGVKGDRYEDGFATWKTSETPSPSSWKDA; from the exons atggcgGCCGGAAGAGTGGGGAGGATAAAGCTGGGTTCACAGGGACTGGAGGTGTCAGCACAGGGCCTGGGTTGTTTGGGCATGGCCGGCTTCTATGGCCCTCCCAAGCCAGAACAAGACATGATCGCTCTCATACAGCACGCCGTCCACTCCGGCGTCACCTTCCTCGACACCTCCGACTTCTACGGCCCCTTCACCAACGAAATCCTTCTCGGAAAG GCTTTGAAGGGAGGGGTGAGAGAGAGGGTGGAATTGGCAACCAAGTTCGGAATTATCAATGCGGATGGGAAGAGAGAGGTCTGTGGCGATCCAGCGTATGTGAGAGCGTCCTGTGAGGCCAGCCTGAAGCGCCTCCAATTGGATTGCATCGATCTCTACTACCAGCACCGCATCGACACCCGCGTTCCCATCGAAGTCACG ATTGGGGAACTGAAGAAACTAGTTGAAGAAGGCAAAATAAAGTACATTGGTCTGTCCGAGGCCTCTGCTTCGACCATCAGAAGAGCACATGCAGTTCATCCAATAACAGCTGTGGAGCTTGAGTGGTCTTTATGGGCAAGAGATGCGGAGGAAGAAATAATTCCTACTTGCAG GGAACTAGGCATTGGGATTGTTGCATACAGTCCTCTAGGACGAGGATTCTTTACGTCGGGCCATAAGacttttgaaaatctttccaaCGATGACTTCCGAAAG TCTCTACCTAGGTTCCAACCTGAAAATCTGGAGCATAACAAAATCGTATTTGAGCGTGTTAATGAAATGGCAACGAGGAAGGGATGCACCCCATCACAGCTAGCACTGGCTTGGGTTCATCACCAAGGGAAAGACGTGTGTCCCATTCCAGGAACCACTAAGATTGAAAACTTCAACCAGAATATTGGGGCTTTGTCTGTGAAACTGACACCAGAAGAAATGGCTGAACTTGAATCATTTGCTTCAGGGGATGGTGTTAAGGGTGATAGATATGAGGATGGCTTTGCAACTTGGAAGACTTCTGAAACTCCTTCACCTTCTTCATGGAAAGATGCATAA